The Eubacteriaceae bacterium Marseille-Q4139 genome has a window encoding:
- a CDS encoding gamma-glutamyl-gamma-aminobutyrate hydrolase family protein translates to MKPLILLTGGTGAAANGTPTYNVNCNYAENIRRVGGLPILAVDNCCAEEYADLADGLLLTGGKDVDPKLYGQDLKYDFVIMDEKRDEQEMALIKEFVKRKKPIFGICRGVQVLNVYFGGTLYQDIPDQLGGEHSKGVNHPLKIKKDSILGNMFGESLVINSYHHQALDKLGDGLTATAWSDSNGHEIVEAVEHDSLPVWAVQWHPERMTGPVTNPENCVDSIPMFEYFVNQCK, encoded by the coding sequence ATGAAACCACTGATTTTACTGACAGGCGGCACAGGCGCTGCTGCCAACGGAACCCCGACTTACAACGTAAACTGCAACTACGCAGAAAACATCCGGCGTGTCGGCGGACTTCCGATTCTCGCTGTTGACAACTGCTGTGCGGAAGAATATGCCGATCTGGCTGACGGCCTTCTTCTGACCGGCGGCAAAGACGTGGATCCCAAACTCTACGGACAGGATCTGAAATATGATTTCGTCATCATGGACGAGAAGCGTGACGAGCAGGAAATGGCTCTGATTAAAGAATTTGTAAAGCGGAAAAAACCGATTTTCGGAATCTGCCGCGGCGTTCAGGTCTTAAATGTGTACTTCGGCGGAACCTTATATCAGGACATCCCGGATCAGCTTGGCGGAGAACACTCCAAAGGCGTCAACCATCCGTTAAAAATTAAAAAGGATTCCATCCTCGGAAACATGTTCGGCGAGTCTCTCGTCATCAACAGCTACCACCATCAGGCTCTCGACAAGCTCGGCGACGGCCTTACGGCGACGGCATGGTCCGACTCCAACGGCCATGAGATCGTGGAAGCCGTTGAGCATGATTCTCTTCCTGTATGGGCCGTCCAGTGGCACCCGGAGCGCATGACCGGCCCGGTCACGAACCCGGAAAACTGTGTGGACTCCATCCCGATGTTTGAGTATTTCGTAAATCAGTGCAAATAG
- the rfbH gene encoding lipopolysaccharide biosynthesis protein RfbH: MFENKTEAQAREEILAMVAEYAEKFHNQKKEFHEGDRIPYASRVYDKEEMVNLVDSSLEFWLTSGRYTDQFEAKLAKYLKVRYCSLVNSGSSANLIAFMALTSPLLGDRQVKRGDEIITVAAGFPTTVTPAIQYGAVPVFVDITIPQYNIDVSMLEAALSEKTKAVMLAHTLGNPFDLTAVKAFCEKHNLWLVEDNCDALGSKYTINGEEKFTGTVGDIGTSSFYPPHHMTMGEGGAVYTDNPLLHKIIRSFRDWGRDCVCPPGRDNLCGHRFDRQYGELPLGYDHKYVYSHFGYNLKATDMQAAIGCAQLEKFPSFVEKRRHNFDRLRAALSEAEDKLILPEAAEHSTPSWFGFLITCREGVDRNRLVQYVEDHGVQTRMLFAGNLIKHPCFDAMRAEKTGYRVVGSLENSDRIMADTFWVGVYPGMTDEKIDYMAKVIKEGLKS; this comes from the coding sequence ATGTTTGAAAACAAGACAGAAGCCCAGGCGAGAGAGGAAATCCTCGCCATGGTGGCGGAATATGCAGAAAAATTTCATAATCAGAAAAAGGAATTTCACGAGGGAGACAGGATTCCCTACGCCTCCCGCGTTTATGATAAGGAAGAAATGGTGAATCTGGTGGACAGTTCCCTGGAGTTCTGGCTCACGTCCGGCCGCTACACCGACCAGTTTGAGGCGAAGCTTGCCAAGTATTTGAAGGTTCGCTACTGTTCCCTCGTAAATTCCGGCTCGTCGGCCAATTTAATTGCCTTTATGGCGCTGACTTCGCCGCTTCTTGGAGACAGGCAGGTAAAGCGCGGCGACGAGATCATCACCGTGGCCGCCGGTTTCCCGACGACGGTGACGCCGGCCATCCAGTACGGCGCCGTGCCGGTGTTCGTGGACATCACGATTCCACAGTACAACATCGACGTTTCCATGCTGGAGGCGGCGCTCTCGGAAAAGACAAAGGCCGTGATGCTCGCGCATACCCTGGGAAATCCCTTTGATCTTACGGCGGTGAAGGCGTTCTGTGAAAAGCACAACCTGTGGCTCGTCGAGGACAACTGCGACGCCCTGGGCTCCAAATACACCATAAACGGCGAAGAAAAATTCACCGGCACCGTCGGCGACATCGGCACGTCCAGCTTTTACCCGCCCCATCATATGACCATGGGCGAGGGCGGCGCCGTCTACACCGACAACCCGCTGCTTCATAAGATCATCCGCTCCTTCCGCGACTGGGGACGCGACTGTGTCTGCCCGCCGGGCCGCGACAACCTCTGCGGCCACCGGTTTGACAGGCAGTACGGCGAGCTGCCGCTTGGGTATGACCACAAATACGTCTATTCGCATTTCGGATACAATTTAAAGGCCACGGATATGCAGGCGGCCATCGGCTGCGCCCAGCTTGAGAAGTTCCCGTCCTTCGTGGAAAAGAGGCGCCATAATTTTGACCGGCTGCGGGCGGCCCTTTCGGAGGCAGAGGACAAGCTGATCCTTCCGGAGGCGGCCGAGCATTCCACGCCAAGCTGGTTCGGCTTTTTAATCACCTGCCGGGAAGGCGTGGACAGAAACCGTCTCGTGCAGTACGTGGAAGATCACGGCGTCCAGACCAGGATGCTGTTTGCGGGGAATTTAATCAAGCATCCGTGCTTTGATGCCATGCGGGCAGAAAAGACAGGCTACCGCGTCGTCGGAAGCCTTGAAAATTCCGACCGGATTATGGCCGATACCTTCTGGGTCGGCGTCTACCCCGGCATGACAGACGAAAAAATCGACTACATGGCAAAGGTAATTAAAGAAGGGCTTAAATCGTGA
- a CDS encoding zinc dependent phospholipase C family protein, translating to MPGFTTHYLFGVKAYNDLPNNYLKHVISKYRWLYQLGLQGPDIFFYNIPILRHRDYRNVGSYMHDFHVNDFFQSCLTEISEIHSRQQKEQALSYFAGYLCHYVGDSICHPFIYGRIQYETDVKSSHFHGRHAALENDIDAILLRKFKKKKPSEFNQAATICLNGQEIQFISRFLCRAINATYYQISERNNFQVTEGMVRRSIHAIRFGGRLLSDPEGRKKNKIEFFETIFLKHPVASRKLVTDENPVGVRKTLNLEHETWCNPWNKQMASSDSFLDLYHKTLNKCHMVYYLLNELMSGERPLRERDWDPFLNELGNYSYHSGLDVGQLHYR from the coding sequence TTGCCGGGATTTACGACCCATTATCTCTTCGGTGTCAAGGCCTACAATGACCTTCCGAACAATTATTTAAAGCATGTGATATCCAAATACCGCTGGCTCTATCAGCTCGGCCTCCAGGGCCCGGATATTTTCTTTTACAATATTCCGATCCTGCGCCACAGAGATTACCGCAATGTGGGCTCCTATATGCATGACTTTCATGTGAATGACTTTTTCCAGAGCTGCCTGACGGAAATTTCGGAAATCCATTCCCGCCAGCAGAAGGAGCAGGCCCTGTCCTATTTCGCCGGCTATCTCTGCCACTATGTCGGGGACTCCATCTGCCATCCGTTCATTTACGGGCGGATCCAGTATGAGACTGATGTGAAAAGCTCCCACTTCCACGGGCGCCATGCGGCCCTGGAAAACGACATCGACGCGATCCTGCTTCGGAAATTCAAGAAGAAAAAGCCGTCGGAATTCAACCAGGCGGCCACGATCTGCTTAAACGGCCAGGAAATCCAGTTTATTTCCAGGTTTTTATGCCGCGCCATCAACGCCACCTATTACCAGATCAGCGAGCGGAACAATTTCCAGGTCACGGAAGGCATGGTGCGCCGCTCCATCCATGCGATCCGCTTCGGCGGGCGGCTCCTCTCGGATCCGGAAGGGCGCAAGAAAAATAAAATTGAGTTTTTTGAGACCATATTTTTAAAGCATCCCGTGGCATCGCGGAAGTTAGTAACAGATGAAAATCCCGTCGGCGTCAGGAAAACCCTGAACCTGGAACATGAAACATGGTGCAATCCCTGGAACAAGCAGATGGCATCATCGGATTCGTTCCTGGATCTGTACCATAAGACCTTAAACAAATGCCACATGGTCTACTACCTGTTAAACGAGCTGATGAGCGGCGAACGGCCTTTGAGAGAGCGGGACTGGGATCCGTTTTTAAACGAGCTTGGAAACTATTCCTACCACAGCGGCCTTGACGTAGGGCAGCTCCATTACCGATGA
- a CDS encoding LicD family protein — translation MLKEIDRICRKYKIKYALDAGTMLGAVRHQGFIPWDDDADVVFTRKNYEMFAKVVRRELPEGMTFVEPNEYHGGTAFYDFVPRILYDKSQKFEGSGKMAFYDDKISRLCIDLFIVDALPEGKAVKTVTKLSQCIVYGFALGHRYRIDYSDYKGIMKLFVAVLSGIGKLIPFPVTYRLWRAVSMKDAKKRTNLYYYSNYAPDYLYVELEKKWMDEAEEVPFEDCRFFIPAGWDPYLKQVYGDYRKLPPKEKQIPEHSDMEIKIYG, via the coding sequence ATGTTAAAGGAGATCGACCGCATCTGCCGCAAGTATAAGATCAAGTATGCGTTAGATGCCGGGACGATGCTCGGCGCCGTCCGCCATCAGGGGTTCATCCCCTGGGACGACGACGCGGATGTGGTGTTTACGCGGAAAAACTATGAGATGTTTGCGAAGGTGGTGCGCCGAGAGCTTCCCGAGGGCATGACCTTTGTGGAGCCGAACGAGTACCACGGCGGAACGGCGTTTTACGATTTCGTGCCCAGGATCCTCTATGACAAAAGCCAGAAATTCGAGGGTTCCGGGAAGATGGCGTTTTACGACGATAAGATCAGCCGCCTCTGCATTGACTTATTCATCGTGGACGCCCTGCCGGAGGGAAAGGCCGTCAAAACCGTAACGAAGCTCTCCCAGTGCATCGTCTACGGGTTTGCCCTGGGGCACCGGTACCGGATTGACTATTCCGACTATAAAGGCATCATGAAGCTTTTCGTGGCCGTGCTTTCAGGTATCGGGAAGCTGATCCCGTTTCCGGTCACGTACCGGCTCTGGCGGGCCGTTTCCATGAAGGATGCGAAGAAAAGGACGAACCTTTATTACTATTCCAACTATGCCCCGGATTACCTCTATGTGGAGTTGGAAAAAAAGTGGATGGACGAGGCGGAGGAGGTGCCGTTTGAGGACTGCCGGTTTTTCATCCCGGCCGGGTGGGATCCGTATTTAAAGCAGGTTTACGGCGATTACCGGAAGCTTCCGCCGAAAGAAAAGCAGATTCCGGAGCATTCGGACATGGAGATAAAAATATATGGGTAA
- the rfbG gene encoding CDP-glucose 4,6-dehydratase gives MDFKEVFTFYKDKRVLITGHTGFKGAWLSRILTNAGAKVTGYALNPPTEPSLFDAAGVKEKMHSVIGDIRDLKHLKQVFDEAEPEIVLHLAAQPIVRDSYKEPVYTYETNVMGTVNVLECVRLTPSVRSFVNVTTDKVYENMEWEYGYRETDRLDGYDPYSNSKSCSELVTHSYQKSFFSDGRCAISTCRAGNVIGGGDFANDRIVPDCIRAAMKKQDIIVRNPNSTRPYQHVLEPLLLYLAVAKAQYEDIRFAGHYNVGPDDCDCVTTGELVTMFCEVWGDGLSWVNQSDGGPHEANFLKLDCSKIKSVFGWRPRFHVREAIGLTAEWFKAWEAGDDVTAVMDKQIETMISVH, from the coding sequence ATGGATTTTAAAGAGGTTTTTACATTTTATAAAGATAAGCGTGTCCTTATCACCGGCCACACTGGCTTTAAGGGCGCCTGGCTTTCCAGAATCCTCACAAACGCCGGCGCAAAGGTGACGGGCTATGCCCTAAACCCGCCGACAGAGCCGTCCCTTTTTGACGCGGCCGGCGTAAAGGAGAAGATGCATTCGGTCATCGGCGATATCCGCGACCTGAAGCACCTAAAGCAGGTGTTTGACGAGGCAGAGCCGGAGATTGTCCTTCATCTGGCGGCGCAGCCCATTGTGCGGGATTCCTATAAGGAGCCGGTCTACACGTATGAGACGAACGTGATGGGGACGGTGAACGTCTTAGAGTGCGTGCGCCTTACGCCCTCGGTGCGTTCGTTTGTCAACGTCACCACCGATAAGGTTTACGAGAACATGGAGTGGGAGTACGGCTACCGGGAGACCGACCGCCTCGACGGCTATGACCCCTATTCCAACAGCAAGTCCTGTTCGGAGCTTGTGACCCACAGCTACCAGAAGTCATTTTTTTCCGACGGGCGCTGTGCCATTTCCACCTGCCGGGCCGGAAACGTCATCGGCGGCGGAGATTTTGCCAATGACAGGATTGTGCCGGACTGCATCCGCGCGGCCATGAAAAAGCAGGACATTATCGTCAGGAACCCCAATTCCACCAGGCCCTACCAGCATGTTTTGGAGCCGCTGCTTTTATATCTCGCTGTGGCGAAGGCCCAGTATGAGGACATCCGCTTTGCGGGGCATTACAACGTGGGCCCGGACGACTGTGACTGCGTGACAACGGGCGAGCTTGTCACCATGTTCTGTGAAGTCTGGGGAGACGGGCTTTCCTGGGTGAATCAAAGCGACGGCGGCCCCCACGAGGCCAATTTCTTAAAGCTGGACTGCTCGAAGATTAAAAGCGTCTTTGGCTGGCGGCCGCGGTTCCATGTGAGGGAGGCCATCGGCCTTACGGCGGAGTGGTTTAAGGCCTGGGAGGCGGGGGACGACGTGACCGCAGTCATGGATAAACAGATTGAGACAATGATTTCCGTACATTAA
- a CDS encoding glycosyltransferase family 2 protein: MGKLLSVVVSVYNEEAALREFYAETKAVLLGLSPAWEYELLFVNDGSADGSYGILKELAALDKNVRVVNFSRNFGHEAAMIAGIDFASGDAVICMDADLQHPPECIPKILKKMEEGYEVINMVRTRNTSAGLIKNVTSSAFYKLINRMSDVKFEANASDFFAVNAQAAQVLKENYREKIRFLRGYVQSIGFQKTTIEYEARARFAGESKYSLKSLFRFSVNTILCFSDLPLKLGIYTGCIVALFGLAVMVYTIYTWAKYGAPSGYATIVVLLSFMFAVLFILVGIIGEYIAILFAELKDRPMYIVRDTENFDGQEREVKNS, from the coding sequence ATGGGTAAGCTGCTTTCAGTGGTTGTCTCCGTCTATAACGAGGAGGCGGCCCTTCGGGAATTTTATGCCGAGACGAAGGCCGTCCTTTTGGGGCTTTCCCCGGCCTGGGAATACGAGCTTTTGTTTGTGAACGACGGGAGCGCCGACGGCTCTTACGGGATTTTAAAGGAGCTTGCGGCTCTTGATAAGAACGTGCGGGTCGTGAATTTTTCCAGGAATTTCGGCCATGAGGCCGCTATGATTGCCGGTATCGACTTCGCTTCGGGCGACGCCGTCATCTGCATGGACGCCGACCTCCAGCACCCGCCGGAGTGCATCCCGAAGATTTTAAAGAAAATGGAAGAGGGCTATGAGGTCATCAACATGGTGCGGACGAGGAATACGTCGGCCGGCCTTATAAAAAATGTGACTTCCTCGGCTTTCTATAAACTGATTAACCGTATGTCGGATGTGAAGTTTGAGGCTAACGCCTCGGATTTCTTCGCGGTGAACGCCCAGGCGGCGCAGGTGCTTAAGGAAAACTACCGGGAGAAAATCCGGTTCTTAAGAGGCTATGTCCAGAGCATCGGCTTTCAAAAGACGACCATCGAATACGAGGCCAGGGCACGGTTTGCAGGCGAGAGCAAGTACAGCTTAAAGAGCCTGTTCCGGTTTTCCGTCAACACGATCCTCTGCTTTTCCGACCTGCCGTTAAAGCTGGGGATTTATACGGGCTGCATCGTGGCGCTTTTCGGCCTGGCCGTCATGGTGTACACGATTTATACCTGGGCAAAATACGGGGCGCCAAGCGGCTATGCCACCATTGTGGTGCTTTTGTCGTTCATGTTTGCGGTGCTCTTTATTCTGGTGGGCATCATCGGGGAATACATTGCGATCCTGTTTGCGGAATTAAAGGACAGGCCCATGTATATTGTCCGCGATACGGAAAATTTTGATGGGCAGGAAAGAGAAGTTAAGAATTCCTGA
- a CDS encoding NCS2 family permease, whose amino-acid sequence MRNMNEFCEKVFHLKENKTNARTEILAGITTFMTMAYILAVNPGILAEAGMDSGAVFTATAVASALGTLLMAAFANYPFVLAPGMGLNAFFAYTVVIRMGYTWQVALAAVFVEGILFILLSLTNVRQAIFNCIPQSLKLGVTCGIGLFIAFIGLQNAKLVVDSSTLVTIYPFKDSLADGSFFSTGIGAALALAGTIFTAVLLTRKVPGAILFGILGTWVAGILLEICGVYVPNAELGMASVIPDFSAGFSVPSIAPTLMKMDFSGLLSFNFITIMLSFLFVDLFDTLGTLIGVASKADMLDKEGRLPKIKGALLADAVATTAGAVLGTSTVTTFVESSSGVMAGGRTGLTAVTAAVLFLLSLFLSPIFLAIPSFATAPALIIVGFMMMGAVVRINFDDIGEAVPAFIAIFAMPFMYSISEGIALGVIAFVLINLFSGKKERISPILYVLAVLFLLKYLFV is encoded by the coding sequence ATGAGGAACATGAATGAGTTTTGCGAAAAGGTGTTTCACCTGAAGGAAAACAAGACAAATGCCAGGACGGAGATCCTGGCGGGCATCACGACGTTTATGACGATGGCCTATATTCTCGCGGTCAACCCGGGAATTCTCGCGGAGGCGGGAATGGACTCCGGCGCGGTTTTCACGGCCACAGCCGTTGCGTCAGCGCTGGGCACGCTTCTCATGGCGGCCTTTGCAAATTATCCCTTTGTACTGGCGCCCGGCATGGGGCTCAACGCCTTTTTTGCCTACACGGTGGTAATCCGCATGGGCTACACCTGGCAGGTGGCGCTGGCAGCCGTCTTTGTAGAGGGAATTTTATTTATCCTGCTTTCCCTGACAAATGTCAGGCAGGCCATTTTTAACTGTATCCCGCAGTCATTAAAGCTCGGCGTTACCTGCGGAATCGGTCTTTTCATTGCGTTTATCGGGCTTCAGAATGCGAAGCTGGTGGTAGATTCTTCCACGCTCGTGACGATCTATCCGTTTAAGGATTCCCTGGCGGACGGAAGCTTTTTCTCCACAGGCATCGGCGCGGCCCTGGCTCTTGCGGGAACCATTTTTACGGCTGTCCTCCTGACGAGGAAGGTGCCGGGCGCAATTTTGTTCGGCATCCTGGGAACCTGGGTGGCCGGAATCCTTTTGGAAATCTGCGGCGTTTATGTCCCCAACGCGGAGCTTGGAATGGCATCGGTGATTCCGGATTTCTCTGCCGGTTTTTCTGTTCCGTCCATTGCGCCGACGCTTATGAAGATGGATTTCTCCGGCCTCTTAAGCTTTAATTTCATCACGATCATGCTGTCGTTCCTGTTTGTCGACCTGTTTGACACCCTTGGAACCCTGATCGGCGTCGCCTCCAAGGCAGATATGCTGGATAAAGAGGGCCGCCTTCCGAAGATCAAGGGCGCGCTTCTCGCCGACGCTGTGGCAACGACCGCAGGCGCCGTCCTGGGAACGTCCACGGTAACGACCTTCGTGGAGAGCTCTTCCGGCGTCATGGCAGGCGGGCGCACGGGACTTACGGCCGTTACGGCAGCCGTGCTGTTCCTGCTTTCCCTGTTCCTTTCGCCGATTTTCCTGGCGATCCCGTCCTTTGCGACGGCTCCGGCGCTAATTATCGTCGGCTTCATGATGATGGGCGCCGTCGTCCGCATCAACTTTGACGATATCGGAGAGGCAGTTCCGGCATTCATCGCTATTTTTGCGATGCCGTTCATGTACTCCATCTCCGAGGGAATCGCCCTTGGCGTCATCGCTTTCGTGTTAATCAACCTGTTTTCAGGAAAGAAGGAGAGGATCAGCCCGATTCTGTATGTCCTGGCTGTCCTGTTCCTGTTAAAATATCTGTTTGTGTAA